A genomic stretch from Pagrus major chromosome 3, Pma_NU_1.0 includes:
- the LOC140993892 gene encoding uncharacterized protein encodes MQKRTEKFGAQLPLFAPASSSPQHLFRKSTTYLAKIAVVLQEAPGKMLTFTQLMDKLAPLICEDRKSIENNIRVCLSANKCFVKIPVVPHSLDSKRNYWKLEPSQITAKMVRRHFKGILQLFPELASKVETENMSRASERCSALHSPEAAACRAVQIRCEVKFSSPFSIESLLKRDSPSARASRASPLSSVPLRAEQQPRSTKRSFSWDCQEPLLLQASAGSSTFCSTGGSTHHGLTANGAAQPIKRMHVSTEASFPVYTRASAAPYFSSPHSSYITYSVPTFTHDALRFRL; translated from the exons ATGCAGAAAAGGACGGAGAAGTTTGGAGCTCAGCTGCCTCTCTTTGCTCCAGCCAGCAGCTCTCCGCAGCATCTGTTCAGGAAGAGCACCACCTACCTGGCTAAGATCGCTGTCGTCCTCCAAGAAGCTCCAGGCAAAATGCTCACTTTTACTCAG CTGATGGACAAACTGGCACCACTCATTTGTGAGGACAGAAAATCTATTGAGAACAACATCAGAGTCTGTTTATCAGCCAACAAATGTTTTGTCAAG ATTCCAGTGGTTCCACATTCACTGGACAGTAAGAGAAACTACTGGAAACTGGAGCCCAGTCAGATCACAGCAAAGATGGTGCGTCGTCACTTCAAAGGCATCCTGCAGCTCTTCCCTGAGTTGGCCTCCAAAGTGGAAACGGAGAACATGAGCAGAGCATCAGAGCGTTGCTCAGCTCTCCACTCTCCTGAAGCTGCAGCCTGCAGAGCTGTTCAGATCAGGTGTGAGGTGAAGTTCAGCAGTCCTTTCTCCATCGAGTCCCTCCTGAAGAGAGACAGTCCCTCTGCTCGGGCCTCCAGAGCTTCTCCTCTGTCCAGTGTGCCGCTCAGAGCGGAGCAGCAGCCTCGCTCCACAAAGAGGAGCTTCAGCTGGGACTGTCAGGAGCCTCTGCTCCTTCAAGCTTCAGCTGGAAGCTCCACCTTCTGCTCAACAGGGGGCAGCACACACCACGGACTCACTGCTAATGGAGCTGCTCAGCCCATCAAGAGGATGCATGTGAGCACTGAGGCCTCATTCCCCGTCTACACAAGAGCCAGTGCTGCTCCTTATTTCAGCAGCCCACACAGCAGTTACATCACTTACTCTGTACCCACATTTACCCATGATGCTCTCCGGTTTcgtttgtaa
- the LOC140993232 gene encoding uncharacterized protein, whose protein sequence is MQKRTEKFGAQLPLFAPASSSPQHLFRKVTTYLAKIAVILQEAPGKMLTFTQLMDKLAPLICEDRKSIENNIRVCLSANKCFVKIPVVPHSLDSKRNYWKLEPSQITAKMVRRHFKGILQLFPELASKVETENISRASERCSALHSPEAAACRAVQIRCEVKFSSPFSIESLLKRDSPSARASRASPLSSVPLRAEQQPRSTKRSFSWDCQEPLLLQASAGSSTFCSAGGSTHHGLTANGAAQPIKRMHVSTEASFPVYTRASAAPYFSSPHSSYITYSVPTFTHDALCVWL, encoded by the exons ATGCAGAAAAGGACGGAGAAGTTTGGAGCTCAGCTGCCTCTCTTTGCTCCAGCCAGCAGCTCTCCGCAGCATCTGTTCAGGAAGGTCACCACCTACCTGGCTAAGATCGCTGTCATCCTCCAAGAAGCACCAGGCAAGATGCTCACTTTTACTCAG CTGATGGACAAACTGGCACCACTCATTTGTGAGGACAGAAAATCTATTGAGAACAACATCAGAGTCTGTTTATCAGCCAACAAATGTTTTGTCAAG ATTCCAGTGGTTCCACATTCACTGGACAGTAAGAGAAACTACTGGAAACTGGAGCCCAGTCAGATCACAGCAAAGATGGTGCGTCGTCACTTCAAAGGCATCCTGCAGCTCTTCCCTGAGTTGGCCTCCAAAGTGGAAACGGAGAACATTAGCAGAGCATCAGAGCGTTGCTCAGCTCTCCACTCTCCTGAAGCTGCAGCCTGCAGAGCTGTTCAGATCAGGTGTGAGGTGAAGTTCAGCAGTCCTTTCTCCATCGAGTCCCTCCTGAAGAGAGACAGTCCCTCTGCTCGGGCCTCCAGAGCTTCTCCTCTGTCCAGTGTGCCGCTCAGAGCGGAGCAGCAGCCTCGCTCCACAAAGAGGAGCTTCAGCTGGGACTGTCAGGAGCCTCTGCTCCTTCAAGCTTCAGCTGGAAGCTCCACCTTCTGCtcagcagggggcagcacacACCACGGACTCACTGCTAATGGAGCTGCTCAGCCCATCAAGAGGATGCATGTGAGCACTGAGGCCTCATTCCCCGTCTACACAAGAGCCAGTGCTGCTCCTTATTTCAGCAGCCCACACAGCAGTTACATCACTTACTCTGTACCCACATTTACCCATGATGCTCTCTGTGTCTGGCTGTAA